From a single Cytophagales bacterium WSM2-2 genomic region:
- a CDS encoding glyoxalase encodes MRQKLNLITLGVNDFKRSVAFFESLGWKKSAASMDELALFPLGGITLSLHPRQDLADDATVKNTPTGFSGITLSFNAKSEKEVDEVLAEAKKNGATIIKSAQKVYWGGYSGYFKDLDGHLFEVAHNPLWKMDENDNLIL; translated from the coding sequence ATGCGACAGAAATTAAATCTGATCACGTTGGGAGTAAACGACTTCAAGAGGTCAGTTGCTTTCTTCGAATCGCTCGGGTGGAAAAAGTCAGCCGCCAGCATGGATGAGCTAGCACTCTTTCCACTAGGTGGAATAACGCTGTCGTTACATCCACGGCAAGATTTAGCTGATGATGCAACTGTCAAGAATACGCCTACAGGTTTTTCAGGGATAACATTGTCGTTCAATGCGAAGTCTGAGAAAGAAGTTGATGAAGTATTGGCGGAAGCGAAGAAGAACGGTGCCACCATCATCAAGTCAGCTCAAAAAGTTTACTGGGGCGGCTACAGCGGATATTTCAAGGATTTAGACGGGCACTTGTTTGAAGTAGCGCACAATCCGCTTTGGAAAATGGATGAAAATGATAATCTGATTTTATAA